The Bosea beijingensis genome contains the following window.
ATGTATCGGTCGCGTGCGCCACGATCCAATCCTCTTACACGTCTTGCGAGCTGGAACAGCTCGAAATTATCGCCTCTCGCCCTCATAGGGGCGCGCCGCTGCCGCCGCAATGCGGCGGTGCGTCACCTTGGGCTCTTTGACATGCAGATTGGACGAAGTCTACTGTCTGGAACGCCCCGGCCATGCATGGCACACAGTCCGTCGACGTAGACGTCAGACCGCGAGCTTTTCCGGATCGGCAGCCGCCAGGAATCCGCCCGACTGTCGGGCCCAGAGCCTGGCATAGAGTCCGCCCCGCGCGATCAGCTCGTCATGGCTGCCCGTATCGGCGATGCGTCCCTGGTCGAGCACGATCAATCGGTCGAGCGCCGCGATGGTCGAAAGCCGATGCGCGATCGCGATCACCGTCTTGCCCTGCATCAGCGCGGCGAGCTGCTGCTGGATCGCCGCCTCGACCTCCGAATCGAGCGCCGAGGTCGCCTCGTCCAGGATCAGGATCGGCGCATCCTTGAGCAGCACGCGGGCGATCGCGATGCGCTGGCGCTGGCCGCCCGAGAGCTTCACGCCGCGCTCGCCGACGCGCGAATCGAAGCCCTGGCGCCCGTCCTGGTCGCCGAGCCCGAGAATGAAGCCATGCGCCTCGGCCTGCTCGGCCGCCCGCGCGATCTCGGCCTCGCTCGCGCCGATCCGGCCATAGGCGATATTGTCGCCGATCGAACGGTGCAGAAGCGAATTATCCTGCGTCACCATGCCGATCTGGGCGCGGAGGCTGTCCTGCGTGACATGGGCGATGTCCTGCCCGTCGATCAGGATGCGCCCGCTTTCGAGCGGATAGAGCCGCAGAAGCAGGTTCACCAGGGTCGATTTGCCGGCGCCCGACGGGCCGACCAGACCCACTCGCTCGCCCGGCTTGATCTGGAGATCGAGCCCCTCGAACAGCCCTTGGCTCCGGCCGTAATTGAAGCGGATCGTCTCGAAGCTGATCGCGCCCTTGTCGACGACCAGCGGCGCCGCATGGGGCGCATCCGGCAGGTCGTGCGGCTTGGCGATCGTCTCCATGCTCTCCTGCACCGAGCCGATATTCTCGAAGATGCCGCGCACGAGATGGATCAGCCAGCCCGACATCTGCACCAGCCTGAGCACAAGGCCGATGGCGGCGGCGACCGCGCCCGGCGTCATCTCGCCCTGGCTCCACAGCAGCAGCGCAAGCCAGGCGGTGGCCACCACGAGCAGGCTGTTCATCGTCTGCAGGATGACGCTGACGCCGGTGATCAGGCGCGACAGATTGAGGAAGGAAGCGTTCCAGCGCGACAACGAGTCGCGCACCGCCGAGCGCTCGGCATCGGCCCGCGCGAACAGCTTCACCGTCAGGATGTTCGTGTAGGAATCGACGATGCGCCCCGTCGTCGTCGAACGCCCCAGCGAATTCGCCTCCGAGCGCTGCTTCGCCCGCGGCACGAAATAGATCAGCAGCGTGACGTAAGCCCCGAGCCACAGGATCA
Protein-coding sequences here:
- a CDS encoding ABC transporter ATP-binding protein; protein product: MFAPLFRWLESRIDVFAPFDEQETPPRGVWPFMWHHIKGVKGWMALIMLTGLGFSGIEAAMYLMVGWFVDLLSTQSPETIFRDQGWLLAGAAFLLVVVRPLIYFANHAIVDQVVVPQITNQIRWRNHVYTLGHALGYFQNDFAGRLSARVIQAGQSIRGATIEVIDDLWYALVFATVAIGFFGKTSLWLALPVILWLGAYVTLLIYFVPRAKQRSEANSLGRSTTTGRIVDSYTNILTVKLFARADAERSAVRDSLSRWNASFLNLSRLITGVSVILQTMNSLLVVATAWLALLLWSQGEMTPGAVAAAIGLVLRLVQMSGWLIHLVRGIFENIGSVQESMETIAKPHDLPDAPHAAPLVVDKGAISFETIRFNYGRSQGLFEGLDLQIKPGERVGLVGPSGAGKSTLVNLLLRLYPLESGRILIDGQDIAHVTQDSLRAQIGMVTQDNSLLHRSIGDNIAYGRIGASEAEIARAAEQAEAHGFILGLGDQDGRQGFDSRVGERGVKLSGGQRQRIAIARVLLKDAPILILDEATSALDSEVEAAIQQQLAALMQGKTVIAIAHRLSTIAALDRLIVLDQGRIADTGSHDELIARGGLYARLWARQSGGFLAAADPEKLAV